The Neobacillus sp. PS3-34 genome has a window encoding:
- a CDS encoding ECF transporter S component, with product MKKQSIWSFRFSTAALVLIPTAVGINYIGKLFAGLLKLPLWLDSIGTVLASILAGPVIGALAGAINNIIYGLTVDPISFVYGITSVAIGLTIGILFYKGSISSWAKALVAGLIVGLVATIVSTPINIGFWGGQTGNVWGDALYAIVLAKTDSMWLASFLDEIVVDVPDKLLVVLISYGIYRNLPKNVAHLYSNNNKVETLD from the coding sequence ATGAAAAAACAAAGTATATGGTCGTTTCGGTTTTCTACCGCAGCGCTCGTGCTCATTCCGACAGCGGTAGGCATCAATTATATTGGGAAGCTATTTGCGGGGCTGTTAAAGCTGCCTCTTTGGCTGGATTCAATTGGCACGGTTTTGGCAAGTATCCTGGCAGGCCCGGTTATTGGAGCGTTGGCAGGGGCGATTAACAATATTATTTATGGCCTGACCGTTGATCCGATATCATTTGTTTATGGAATTACGAGTGTGGCTATTGGTTTAACCATCGGGATCTTATTTTATAAAGGCTCCATTTCCAGTTGGGCGAAAGCTTTGGTTGCAGGATTAATCGTCGGCCTCGTAGCGACGATCGTTTCGACTCCAATCAATATCGGCTTCTGGGGAGGCCAGACAGGCAATGTTTGGGGAGATGCCCTGTATGCGATTGTCCTGGCAAAAACAGATTCTATGTGGCTGGCGTCCTTCCTCGATGAAATTGTGGTCGATGTGCCGGATAAATTATTAGTCGTTTTAATCAGCTATGGGATTTACAGAAACCTGCCAAAGAATGTGGCGCATTTATACAGTAACAATAATAAAGTGGAGACTCTTGATTAA
- a CDS encoding nucleoside phosphorylase has product MTNNLQPHIRIGNDYKIQYALLPGDPGRVEAAAKFLDQPEEVANNREYRTITGSYKGVRVFVTSTGIGGTSTGIAVEELKRIGVNVMIRIGSCGANQPGIRLGDLIIAAGAVRNDGASDAYIDRSFPAVPDTELLFHLIGAAKSLGHKYYTGIVRCHDSFYTEEEQQIDNYWSAKGILGSDMETAALFTIGRLRGVKTASILNVVVEQEGNLEGGINDYLDEKNDSKLGEEREIMTALEAIVSYNQFLIS; this is encoded by the coding sequence ATGACAAACAATCTCCAGCCGCATATCCGGATAGGGAATGACTATAAAATTCAATATGCTTTATTACCGGGTGACCCCGGCCGTGTAGAAGCAGCAGCAAAGTTTTTGGACCAGCCTGAAGAGGTCGCGAACAATCGTGAATACAGAACCATCACCGGCTCTTATAAAGGAGTTCGTGTGTTTGTGACTTCAACTGGAATAGGCGGGACATCAACCGGAATCGCTGTAGAGGAATTAAAGAGAATTGGCGTGAATGTAATGATTCGAATAGGCAGCTGCGGTGCCAACCAGCCAGGAATCCGTTTGGGGGACCTGATTATTGCAGCAGGTGCGGTAAGGAATGATGGAGCATCCGATGCTTATATTGATCGGTCTTTTCCAGCGGTACCAGATACGGAATTGCTCTTTCATTTAATTGGGGCTGCAAAAAGTTTAGGACATAAATATTATACCGGTATTGTCAGATGTCATGACAGCTTTTATACTGAAGAAGAACAGCAAATTGACAACTACTGGTCAGCAAAAGGAATTCTAGGTTCAGATATGGAAACAGCGGCCCTGTTTACAATAGGAAGATTACGCGGTGTAAAAACCGCTTCCATATTAAACGTTGTCGTAGAACAAGAAGGGAACCTTGAAGGGGGAATTAACGACTATTTGGATGAGAAAAACGACAGCAAACTTGGTGAAGAAAGAGAAATTATGACTGCGTTGGAAGCCATTGTGTCCTATAATCAATTTTTAATAAGTTAA
- a CDS encoding DUF2089 domain-containing protein yields the protein MTYPVITNCPVCTKTLKITKLHCSHCQTTIENEFELSKLASLSKEQLQFVETFLVCRGNIKEVEKELGISYPTVRGKLNDIITSLGYDTTKKNEIDEKKIVLMLERGEITPEEAIKLLKGE from the coding sequence ATGACTTATCCTGTTATTACAAATTGTCCTGTCTGCACTAAGACACTTAAAATCACAAAATTGCATTGCTCCCATTGCCAAACCACCATTGAAAATGAATTTGAGCTGTCGAAGCTTGCTTCGCTGTCTAAAGAGCAGCTCCAGTTTGTTGAGACGTTTCTTGTTTGCAGAGGAAATATCAAGGAAGTCGAAAAGGAATTGGGGATTTCCTACCCTACCGTACGCGGCAAGCTGAACGATATCATCACCTCACTTGGATATGACACCACTAAGAAAAATGAAATCGACGAAAAGAAAATTGTATTAATGCTTGAACGAGGAGAAATTACCCCAGAAGAAGCGATTAAACTTTTAAAAGGTGAATAG
- a CDS encoding GNAT family N-acetyltransferase, translating to MKNIKYRFLDLKDLDSSLLKKFNRYQETNRVWYEQNGEYGRKADHFVDDWDDEKKEFVIHSLVNCVKSGGFVAGAFADSDLIGFANVEGERFGSNHEYLELPYIHVSNEIRNSGIGRKLFELCCKKAKQLGAKKLYIAAHPSEETQHFYRSVGCTYAAEINQKIFEKEPLDIQMEITL from the coding sequence ATGAAAAATATTAAATACAGATTCCTGGATTTAAAAGATTTGGATTCTTCCCTTTTAAAAAAGTTCAACCGCTATCAAGAGACAAATCGTGTTTGGTACGAACAAAACGGCGAATACGGCCGAAAAGCTGACCACTTTGTTGATGACTGGGACGATGAGAAAAAGGAATTTGTTATTCATTCCTTAGTGAATTGCGTGAAATCTGGCGGGTTTGTTGCAGGAGCTTTTGCAGATAGTGATTTAATTGGTTTTGCGAACGTGGAGGGTGAACGGTTTGGAAGCAATCATGAATATCTGGAGCTGCCCTATATTCATGTATCTAATGAAATCAGAAACAGCGGGATCGGCAGAAAATTGTTTGAACTTTGCTGTAAAAAAGCGAAACAGTTAGGTGCTAAGAAACTATATATCGCTGCCCATCCGTCTGAAGAAACACAGCATTTTTACCGATCCGTTGGCTGTACGTATGCGGCGGAAATTAACCAGAAGATATTTGAGAAGGAGCCATTGGATATTCAAATGGAAATTACTTTATAA
- a CDS encoding NUDIX domain-containing protein, translating into MANSIYVNWGEHRVKLTWHPNKNLSDFTNVTSVHGFCFHEGKILLTQVKGRGFNIPGGHIDPGETPEEAFHRESFEEGYIKGKIRYIGALEVSHQENLHFNPSGKYPLIGYQMFYRMDIDTVHPFLREHEATARIWVEPEEIPYVMNDHELSLLVLEDALKIPFY; encoded by the coding sequence ATGGCTAATTCTATATATGTAAATTGGGGAGAGCATAGGGTCAAACTTACCTGGCATCCTAACAAAAATTTATCCGATTTTACAAATGTAACGAGCGTCCATGGCTTCTGCTTCCATGAAGGGAAAATCCTTTTAACCCAGGTAAAAGGAAGAGGATTCAATATACCCGGTGGGCATATCGATCCTGGCGAAACACCAGAAGAAGCATTTCATCGTGAGTCTTTTGAAGAGGGATACATAAAGGGGAAAATACGATATATTGGCGCCCTTGAAGTTAGCCATCAGGAAAACCTCCACTTTAATCCAAGCGGTAAGTATCCGCTGATCGGCTATCAAATGTTTTACAGAATGGACATTGATACTGTCCATCCCTTTCTACGAGAACATGAAGCCACAGCTAGAATATGGGTTGAACCTGAAGAAATTCCATATGTAATGAACGACCATGAGCTTTCGCTGCTCGTTTTAGAAGATGCTTTGAAAATTCCTTTCTATTAA
- a CDS encoding alpha/beta hydrolase family protein, whose translation MALIQCQFYSEVLNLSTSMTVILPQQTTTQIGMQNKAVKDKHQTLYLLHGLSDDDTIWTRRTALERYVAPLGLAVVMPQVHHSFYTDMKYGNKYWTFLTEELPALARSFFPLSDAREDNFVAGLSMGGYGAFKWALNRPDQISAAASLSGALDIVHIMKNSDLEGVIRLAFGDENVSGTEHDLFSLIEKAGTNEQKPLLYQSCGTEDFLYEDNICFKEHCEKTNYDLTTDFGPGEHEWGYWDKSIQDVLSWLPLKK comes from the coding sequence GTGGCACTTATTCAATGTCAGTTTTATTCAGAGGTTCTCAATTTAAGTACATCCATGACGGTCATACTACCGCAGCAAACGACCACTCAGATTGGAATGCAAAATAAAGCAGTGAAAGATAAGCACCAGACATTATATCTGCTTCATGGCTTAAGTGATGATGATACCATTTGGACGAGAAGGACCGCTCTGGAGAGGTATGTCGCACCGCTTGGATTAGCTGTAGTCATGCCGCAGGTGCATCACAGTTTTTACACCGATATGAAGTATGGCAATAAGTACTGGACATTCCTGACAGAAGAGCTTCCTGCGCTCGCAAGGTCGTTTTTCCCCTTGTCGGATGCCAGGGAGGACAATTTTGTTGCAGGGCTTTCGATGGGTGGCTATGGAGCATTTAAATGGGCGTTGAACCGCCCAGACCAAATAAGTGCCGCTGCCAGTTTATCAGGTGCATTGGATATTGTCCACATTATGAAAAATTCAGATTTGGAAGGTGTAATTCGATTAGCCTTTGGAGATGAAAATGTGTCAGGAACCGAGCATGACTTATTTTCGCTTATAGAAAAAGCTGGTACGAATGAACAAAAACCGCTCCTATATCAAAGTTGTGGAACCGAGGACTTTTTGTATGAGGACAATATTTGTTTCAAAGAGCACTGTGAAAAAACAAACTATGATTTGACGACCGATTTTGGACCTGGTGAGCATGAGTGGGGATATTGGGATAAATCGATACAGGATGTTTTATCGTGGCTGCCTTTAAAAAAATAA
- a CDS encoding ketopantoate reductase family protein, giving the protein MKTAILGAGSLGTIIGALISKGGQDVELIDVNQEHVDALNQSGAVITGTLNETIPVKAITPDQMEGKYDLVLLLTKQLYNKSILKDLLPYLHEKSLVCSLQNGTPEEEVASQVGVERVISGAVHFGATWVKPGVSELTTEYNQFKAHAFDIGELDGSITDRVKEVKSILNFVGGTNISDNLIGAKWSKLLLNASLSGLSAALNCTFGEVLNNEIAVSSAANIADETIRVGHALNVKFLTEKNTDYNELTINEQADLEKRIEFFRTEYAAHALLKASMLQDLEKGKQTEIDFINGVVLQKGKELGIQTPFNAMVVKLVKEAEQKQIVPEFTVNIDSFKALLLDTAKI; this is encoded by the coding sequence ATGAAAACAGCGATATTAGGGGCAGGATCACTAGGAACAATTATTGGTGCATTGATTTCAAAAGGTGGACAAGACGTTGAACTGATTGATGTGAATCAAGAGCATGTTGACGCATTAAATCAATCAGGTGCTGTCATTACAGGAACGCTGAATGAGACTATACCAGTTAAGGCCATTACACCTGACCAAATGGAAGGGAAATATGATTTAGTCTTGTTATTAACAAAGCAATTGTATAACAAGTCTATATTAAAAGATTTGCTTCCGTATCTTCACGAGAAAAGTCTGGTTTGTTCTTTACAAAATGGCACACCAGAGGAAGAGGTAGCTAGTCAAGTAGGGGTAGAACGAGTTATTTCAGGAGCAGTTCATTTTGGTGCGACTTGGGTAAAACCGGGAGTCTCTGAGTTAACCACAGAATACAACCAATTCAAGGCACATGCTTTTGATATCGGTGAATTAGATGGCTCCATTACTGATAGAGTTAAAGAAGTGAAATCCATACTTAATTTTGTCGGAGGTACAAATATTTCCGATAACTTAATTGGAGCTAAATGGTCCAAATTACTGTTAAATGCATCTTTAAGTGGGCTTTCTGCTGCATTAAACTGCACATTTGGCGAGGTTTTAAATAATGAAATAGCTGTATCAAGTGCGGCTAACATAGCAGATGAAACGATTAGAGTAGGCCATGCATTAAATGTGAAATTCTTGACAGAAAAAAATACAGATTATAATGAACTTACAATAAATGAACAAGCTGATCTAGAAAAACGAATCGAGTTTTTCCGAACTGAATATGCTGCTCATGCATTATTAAAAGCAAGTATGCTGCAGGATTTAGAAAAAGGTAAACAAACAGAGATTGATTTTATAAACGGTGTTGTTTTGCAAAAAGGAAAAGAATTAGGTATTCAAACTCCCTTTAATGCCATGGTTGTTAAACTGGTGAAGGAAGCCGAACAAAAGCAAATAGTTCCTGAATTTACTGTAAATATTGACTCATTTAAAGCCTTATTATTAGACACTGCAAAAATTTAA
- a CDS encoding LysR family transcriptional regulator produces the protein MELLQLKYFQTVAYTEHISKSAEKLNIAQPSLSLMIKRLEEEIGTNLFDRKGRNIYLNDSGKIFLKHVNKIFLEIENAKMEIQEKDNEKNNTIKISISNPRFLSGLIIEYFNQCPDGKIQQCLGSRESIEIQLKKGEIDLGIAGPPIQNEEVESCILMEEDIVLVVPPKHRFANRATIDLKEVSSESFISLADNDEYQSIINTLCNSAGFTPKATFEVDYSLLIEMFQLGKGVGLIPITICKKHNLNYIRISDPESKFIVGLSWLKDRYLSPITEDFKNFIISYYENIHNK, from the coding sequence ATGGAACTGCTTCAATTAAAATACTTTCAAACCGTTGCCTATACTGAACATATTTCAAAGTCTGCCGAAAAGCTAAATATCGCACAACCATCTTTAAGCCTTATGATAAAAAGGCTTGAGGAAGAAATTGGTACTAATTTATTTGACCGAAAAGGAAGAAATATCTATTTAAATGATTCAGGGAAAATATTTCTAAAGCATGTTAATAAAATTTTTTTAGAAATAGAAAATGCGAAAATGGAAATTCAAGAAAAAGATAATGAAAAAAATAACACAATCAAGATCTCCATTTCGAATCCAAGATTTCTTTCAGGACTGATTATCGAATATTTTAATCAATGTCCTGATGGGAAAATTCAACAATGTTTGGGATCAAGAGAATCCATTGAAATTCAGCTGAAAAAAGGGGAAATTGATTTAGGGATTGCAGGACCTCCTATCCAAAATGAAGAGGTTGAAAGCTGCATATTGATGGAGGAAGATATTGTGTTAGTTGTTCCACCAAAACATCGGTTTGCTAATCGAGCAACTATAGACCTGAAGGAAGTATCTTCGGAATCCTTTATATCACTTGCAGATAATGATGAATACCAATCCATTATTAACACTCTGTGCAATTCTGCAGGTTTCACTCCAAAAGCCACATTTGAAGTTGATTATAGTTTATTAATTGAAATGTTTCAGCTTGGCAAGGGAGTTGGTTTAATTCCAATCACTATTTGTAAAAAACATAATCTTAATTACATTAGAATTTCAGACCCTGAATCCAAATTCATCGTAGGTTTGTCATGGTTAAAAGACAGATATCTATCTCCCATTACAGAAGATTTTAAAAATTTTATAATCTCTTACTACGAAAATATCCATAACAAATAG
- a CDS encoding phosphotransferase yields MYGKITEDCEVFEWVKRNFNASDKEEKGLKTIEVKQSLIANSAISGLLNFYDIGPIKRCDFLTRGLNDTYLVTTNNNKYIFRVYRKGWRNQSDIFFEVDAINHLSDTGYPVSFPIKRNDGKWMTEIFAPEGIRYGVLFTFTKGDRPEINKENCRLVGKALGNLHKAADSFTTKHTRTFELNMDHLLDEPMSLITPVLHRFMNDRKDAFINEITRNIKADIKGKNLDYGFCHGDFHNFNMHLSELEIEVFDFDCCSSGYRSYDIAVFWWNLKQNYPNLENECWDEFLNGYLSQRSLSSDNLNILLKFVTLRRIWFLGTLLKNDDVWGTNWINDKNLGSFITQLEQDAEKY; encoded by the coding sequence ATGTATGGTAAAATAACTGAAGATTGTGAAGTTTTCGAATGGGTAAAACGTAATTTTAATGCGAGTGACAAGGAGGAAAAAGGATTGAAAACTATCGAGGTGAAGCAATCTTTAATTGCCAATAGTGCAATCAGTGGCCTTTTGAATTTTTATGATATAGGGCCAATCAAAAGATGCGATTTCTTGACTAGAGGGTTAAATGATACCTATTTGGTGACTACAAATAATAATAAATATATTTTTCGAGTTTACCGAAAAGGATGGAGGAATCAATCGGATATCTTTTTTGAAGTGGATGCTATAAACCATCTGTCTGATACAGGGTACCCAGTATCTTTTCCCATTAAAAGAAATGACGGTAAGTGGATGACTGAAATCTTTGCACCGGAAGGTATTAGATATGGAGTGTTGTTTACCTTTACAAAAGGCGACAGGCCAGAAATTAATAAAGAAAATTGCAGACTTGTAGGAAAAGCTTTGGGCAATTTACATAAGGCAGCAGATTCGTTTACTACGAAACATACAAGGACATTTGAATTAAACATGGATCACTTATTAGATGAGCCTATGTCCTTAATTACACCTGTCCTGCACCGATTTATGAATGATCGTAAAGATGCTTTTATCAATGAAATTACACGTAATATTAAGGCTGATATAAAAGGTAAAAATCTAGATTACGGCTTTTGCCACGGTGATTTTCATAATTTTAATATGCATTTAAGTGAACTGGAAATAGAGGTATTTGATTTTGATTGCTGCAGCAGTGGATATCGTTCCTATGATATCGCAGTATTTTGGTGGAATCTGAAACAAAACTATCCTAATTTAGAAAATGAATGTTGGGATGAGTTTTTAAATGGCTACCTAAGCCAAAGAAGTTTAAGCTCTGATAATCTCAATATACTTTTAAAATTTGTTACGTTAAGGCGGATATGGTTTTTAGGTACCTTATTAAAGAACGATGATGTTTGGGGCACTAATTGGATCAATGATAAAAACCTAGGAAGCTTCATAACTCAATTAGAACAGGATGCAGAGAAGTATTAG
- a CDS encoding protease complex subunit PrcB family protein — translation MKKFGIALFSSVLLMSAGSSVFAEGEKVIAIKELLTLQFQQVDVANLSDVEKSFVNIAKEHKGIHRLGSLYVIALGPKPNTGYGIRLEKQEQTFEQLKIHVKLLEPEQGKAYGQVITYPYIVGKVDLPQYTTLSVLDVDSKKPIFDENHFKLFFKEKRITADTRRNWAIYTGKKLTQADLATYKITIKQLGDEGKELPVTLTIDKKNSSKIIVKPNEPYKKGALYLLQTVNMGKNDTAMTVTPFEVK, via the coding sequence TTGAAAAAATTTGGTATCGCTTTATTCAGTTCTGTTTTGTTAATGTCAGCAGGATCGAGTGTTTTTGCTGAAGGAGAAAAAGTCATCGCAATAAAGGAACTTCTAACACTGCAGTTTCAGCAAGTTGATGTGGCAAATTTATCGGATGTTGAAAAATCATTCGTCAATATTGCTAAAGAGCATAAGGGTATACATAGGCTTGGATCCCTTTATGTGATTGCCTTAGGTCCAAAGCCAAACACTGGTTACGGAATCAGATTGGAAAAGCAGGAACAGACTTTTGAGCAATTAAAGATTCATGTTAAACTTCTTGAGCCTGAACAGGGAAAAGCTTATGGACAGGTCATCACCTATCCTTATATTGTCGGGAAAGTGGATCTGCCCCAATATACTACTTTGTCAGTGCTTGATGTGGACAGCAAGAAGCCTATTTTTGATGAAAATCATTTCAAGCTCTTTTTTAAGGAAAAGCGTATTACGGCTGATACGCGAAGGAATTGGGCTATCTATACAGGCAAAAAGCTAACTCAGGCTGATTTAGCAACATACAAAATAACGATCAAGCAGCTTGGGGATGAAGGCAAAGAGCTCCCTGTCACATTAACAATCGATAAGAAGAATAGCAGCAAAATCATCGTTAAACCGAATGAACCATATAAGAAAGGCGCACTTTATCTTCTCCAAACCGTAAATATGGGTAAGAATGATACGGCTATGACCGTCACACCGTTTGAAGTAAAGTGA
- a CDS encoding pseudouridine synthase, producing the protein MRINKYISDTGYCSRRETDRLIEAKRITINGIVCEPGADVRPDDLVQIDGKAIPEKEAPVYIALNKPVGITCTAAKAVSGNIIDFVGYPSRIFPVGRLDKASEGLILLTNDGDIVNKMMRSENGHEKEYLVTVDKSITADFIREMSSGVEILEQITKPCEVFKVSEFEFRIILTQGLNRQIRRMCKALGYRVERLERVRIMNILVDGIEKGQWRDLTNVELETLLSELN; encoded by the coding sequence ATGAGGATTAATAAATATATCAGCGATACGGGATATTGTTCGAGAAGAGAAACAGATCGGTTAATCGAGGCAAAAAGGATTACTATAAATGGAATAGTGTGTGAGCCTGGGGCGGATGTTAGGCCGGATGACCTTGTTCAGATTGATGGGAAGGCGATTCCAGAAAAAGAGGCGCCAGTCTATATAGCGCTTAACAAACCGGTTGGGATTACATGTACGGCAGCGAAAGCGGTCAGCGGGAATATCATTGATTTTGTTGGCTATCCATCCCGGATATTTCCAGTCGGCCGTCTTGATAAAGCATCGGAGGGATTGATTTTATTAACGAATGATGGAGATATTGTCAATAAAATGATGCGCTCGGAAAACGGGCATGAGAAAGAATACTTAGTGACAGTGGACAAGTCGATTACGGCAGATTTCATTCGTGAAATGTCCAGCGGGGTTGAGATACTCGAGCAAATCACCAAGCCATGCGAGGTGTTTAAGGTAAGTGAGTTCGAATTCCGTATCATCCTCACACAAGGGCTCAACCGCCAAATCCGCAGAATGTGCAAAGCCCTTGGCTATAGAGTGGAACGGCTTGAACGTGTCCGAATTATGAATATCCTCGTTGATGGAATAGAAAAAGGGCAGTGGAGAGACCTTACAAATGTAGAATTGGAGACGCTGCTTTCAGAATTAAACTAA
- a CDS encoding MFS transporter, translating into MWKNRNVWILLSGEFVAGLGLWIGIIGNLEFMQGNVPSDFLKSLLLAAGLLAGVAVGPYAGKLIDQTNKKTVMLLSGFMRAFSVIFMLIAIHTNSVWWMLVFLVILQISAAFYFPALQAAIPLVVAEKDLLVLNGVYMNVTTLSRIIGTAVAGILLVIMPLQSVYTLSLAAYIILFVFTWFLRIEEKTKDPSHKATATKSAGFKEVFPIIRNLPIVGMTLILILIPLLFIGGFNLLVMDISELQHSASIKGWIYTTEGTAFMTGAFIIKKISDKFSPYNILFTCSFVIGLAQISLYLADHAVFTLIAFFIFGFSVGCFFPTAATIFQTKVPKEYHGRFFSFRNMLDRITFQVVLLITGFLLDAVGLQLMCVLFGALSIILTTAFFVKFRKTRSLSEPENTAMEM; encoded by the coding sequence ATGTGGAAAAATAGAAATGTGTGGATTTTATTAAGTGGAGAATTTGTTGCCGGCCTTGGATTGTGGATCGGTATTATTGGAAATTTAGAGTTTATGCAAGGGAATGTACCCTCTGATTTCTTAAAGTCGCTGCTTTTGGCAGCTGGCCTGCTTGCAGGAGTTGCGGTCGGTCCGTATGCCGGCAAACTCATCGATCAAACGAACAAAAAGACAGTCATGCTGCTATCAGGATTTATGCGTGCATTCAGTGTTATTTTTATGCTTATCGCCATCCATACCAATTCAGTCTGGTGGATGCTCGTTTTCCTGGTCATCCTCCAGATTTCTGCTGCTTTCTATTTCCCTGCACTGCAGGCAGCAATCCCGCTTGTCGTTGCTGAAAAAGATTTGCTCGTGTTAAACGGTGTTTATATGAATGTCACAACACTTTCACGTATCATCGGAACAGCTGTAGCCGGTATTCTTCTCGTCATCATGCCTTTACAATCGGTCTATACCCTGTCGCTTGCGGCTTATATTATATTGTTTGTCTTCACCTGGTTCTTAAGGATAGAAGAAAAAACGAAAGATCCATCACATAAAGCCACAGCAACAAAGTCTGCAGGCTTTAAGGAAGTCTTCCCAATCATCAGGAATCTCCCGATTGTTGGAATGACCCTTATTTTGATATTAATACCCCTCCTGTTTATTGGGGGTTTCAATCTTCTAGTCATGGATATTAGTGAGCTGCAGCATAGTGCATCCATTAAAGGATGGATCTACACAACAGAAGGAACGGCCTTTATGACCGGGGCTTTTATCATTAAAAAAATTAGCGATAAATTCTCACCCTACAATATTTTATTTACCTGTTCCTTTGTAATTGGGCTAGCCCAGATTTCTCTTTATTTAGCGGACCATGCCGTTTTCACACTTATAGCCTTTTTCATTTTTGGTTTTTCAGTCGGCTGCTTTTTCCCTACAGCTGCTACTATTTTTCAAACAAAGGTGCCGAAAGAGTATCATGGTCGTTTTTTCTCTTTCCGGAATATGCTTGACCGGATCACGTTCCAGGTTGTCCTGCTTATTACCGGCTTCCTTCTCGATGCAGTTGGCCTGCAGCTGATGTGCGTCCTCTTTGGAGCCCTTTCAATCATACTGACAACAGCATTCTTTGTTAAATTCCGCAAAACCCGCTCACTCAGCGAACCGGAAAACACGGCAATGGAAATGTAA